The following proteins are co-located in the Streptomyces sp. DT2A-34 genome:
- a CDS encoding ABC transporter ATP-binding protein, producing MSNTAGSTVPLLAARDLVKAHGRTEALRGASIELRAGEILAVIGASGSGKSTLLHCLAGIVRPETGSVTYDGQRLDQLPEKRLSELRRTEFGVVFQFGQLIPELTALDNVALPLLLAGARRQEAQAQAGEWLERFGVRGQEELRPGEMSGGQAQRVALARALVTGPKIVFADEPTGALDSLASEQVMTALAHTARESGTAVLLITHDAQVAAYADREVRLSDGTVAPLEVAA from the coding sequence ATGAGCAACACAGCGGGAAGCACGGTGCCACTGCTGGCGGCCCGTGACCTCGTCAAGGCACACGGCAGGACCGAGGCCCTGCGCGGCGCCTCGATCGAGCTGCGGGCCGGAGAGATCCTCGCCGTCATCGGCGCCAGCGGCAGCGGGAAGTCCACGCTGCTGCACTGCCTGGCCGGCATCGTCCGCCCGGAGACCGGCTCGGTGACGTACGACGGGCAGCGGCTGGACCAGCTGCCGGAGAAACGGTTGAGCGAGCTTCGGCGTACGGAGTTCGGCGTGGTCTTCCAGTTCGGCCAGCTGATCCCCGAGCTGACGGCGCTGGACAACGTCGCGCTGCCGCTGCTGCTCGCCGGTGCCCGCCGGCAGGAGGCGCAGGCGCAGGCCGGTGAGTGGCTGGAGCGGTTCGGGGTGCGCGGACAGGAGGAACTGCGGCCGGGTGAGATGAGCGGCGGCCAGGCGCAGCGGGTGGCCCTGGCCCGGGCCCTGGTCACCGGCCCGAAGATCGTCTTCGCGGACGAGCCGACCGGGGCGCTGGACTCGCTGGCGAGCGAGCAGGTGATGACGGCCCTGGCGCACACGGCCCGCGAGTCGGGTACGGCGGTGCTGCTGATCACGCACGACGCCCAGGTGGCGGCGTACGCGGACCGCGAGGTGCGGTTGAGCGACGGGACCGTGGCCCCGCTGGAGGTGGCCGCATGA
- a CDS encoding PadR family transcriptional regulator: protein MSTRHILLGLLATGPSHGYDLKRRHDERFPQARPLAYGQVYTTLQRLVRDGLAEIDGTDSDGGPERTTYRSTDDGARELAKWAGEIAPPAPFVTNEIFAKVVVSILSGGDPEAYLRAQRAAHMERMRELTAVKTAQGTDLATVLSADYALNHLDADLRWMTTTAARLTTLTAEVDAA, encoded by the coding sequence ATGAGCACCCGCCACATCCTGTTGGGACTGCTCGCCACGGGGCCGAGCCATGGCTACGACCTCAAGCGACGCCACGACGAACGCTTCCCGCAGGCCCGCCCGCTGGCCTACGGGCAGGTCTACACGACCCTGCAGCGGCTGGTCCGCGACGGGCTCGCCGAGATCGACGGCACCGACTCGGACGGCGGCCCGGAGCGCACCACGTACCGCTCGACGGACGACGGAGCGCGTGAACTGGCCAAGTGGGCCGGGGAGATCGCGCCGCCCGCGCCGTTCGTGACGAACGAGATCTTCGCCAAGGTCGTCGTGTCGATCCTGTCCGGCGGCGACCCCGAGGCCTATCTGCGCGCCCAGCGCGCCGCCCACATGGAGCGGATGCGAGAGCTCACGGCCGTCAAGACCGCGCAGGGCACCGATCTCGCGACCGTGCTCTCGGCGGACTACGCCCTCAACCACCTCGACGCCGACCTCCGCTGGATGACAACCACGGCGGCCCGGCTCACCACCCTGACCGCGGAGGTCGACGCAGCATGA
- the malQ gene encoding 4-alpha-glucanotransferase — protein sequence MTAERSAEAPAETPGSPEDPPSDDLTRLAELHGVATSYQPSADRTVTASATALTLALAALGIDTSTPGAVGAALAARERELRERLLPPTVVCWSGAEPEALASLPSGTRLHIETEQGEARAAPDRLPPGVHRLTATAPDGRTATSHLVVAPPRLPTSTERSYGLLVQLYSLLSRRSWGMGDLGDLAELAAWAGRALGAGFVQVNPLHAAVPGAPTDPSPYRPSSRRFPDPVHLRVEDVPEFAYVEDRERVRVLRERAGRLREAVLEKGELIDRDAVWETKRQALELVREVPLGPGRRAAYVDFLAREGQALEDHATWCALAEVHGSDWQRWPEGLRDPRSPETARARGELMDRVDLHCRLAWLTDGQLTAAQRVARESGMPVGIVHDLAVGVHPGGADAWAQQEYFAAGMSVGAPPDAFNARGQDWGLPPWRPDRLAESGYEPYRRLLQALFRYAGALRIDHVMGLFRLWWVPQGHAPTEGTYVRYDAEAMLAILVLEASRAGAVVIGEDLGTVEPGVRETLRARGVLGTSVLWFERDWDGDGRPLPPDSWRADCLATATTHDLPPTAARLTGEHVQLRDSLGLLTRPLEQEQAAASADTGEWLELLSRLGLLRGTHGGHCTSEEEAEIQAVHRFLLRTPARMVGIWLPDGVGDRRPQNLPGTWDQYPNWRLPIADAEGRAVALEELTASARVRALVEVLRGEAARRG from the coding sequence ATGACAGCAGAGCGGTCGGCCGAAGCCCCTGCCGAGACTCCTGGGAGTCCCGAGGACCCGCCCTCCGACGACCTGACCCGGCTCGCCGAGCTGCACGGCGTCGCCACCTCCTACCAGCCGTCCGCCGACCGTACGGTCACGGCCTCCGCCACCGCGCTCACCCTCGCCCTGGCCGCCCTCGGCATCGACACGAGCACCCCGGGGGCCGTCGGTGCCGCGCTCGCCGCGCGGGAGCGGGAGCTGCGCGAGCGGCTGCTGCCGCCGACGGTGGTGTGCTGGAGCGGGGCCGAGCCCGAGGCGCTGGCCTCCCTGCCGTCCGGCACCCGGCTGCACATCGAGACCGAACAGGGCGAGGCCCGCGCCGCTCCCGACCGACTCCCGCCCGGCGTCCACCGCTTGACGGCGACCGCCCCCGACGGCCGTACGGCGACCAGCCATCTGGTCGTCGCCCCGCCCCGCCTGCCCACGTCCACCGAACGCTCGTACGGCCTCCTCGTCCAGCTCTACTCCCTCCTCTCCCGCCGCTCCTGGGGCATGGGCGACCTCGGCGACCTCGCCGAACTCGCCGCCTGGGCCGGCCGGGCGCTCGGCGCCGGATTCGTGCAGGTCAACCCGCTGCACGCGGCCGTACCGGGGGCGCCCACCGACCCGTCCCCCTACCGGCCCTCCTCCCGCCGCTTCCCCGACCCGGTGCACCTGCGGGTCGAGGACGTGCCCGAGTTCGCGTACGTCGAGGACCGCGAGCGGGTGCGGGTGCTGCGGGAGCGGGCCGGGCGGCTGCGGGAAGCGGTGCTGGAGAAGGGGGAGTTGATCGACCGGGACGCGGTGTGGGAGACGAAGCGCCAGGCGCTGGAGCTGGTGCGCGAGGTGCCGCTCGGGCCGGGGCGCCGGGCCGCGTACGTCGACTTCCTCGCGCGGGAGGGGCAGGCGCTGGAGGACCACGCCACGTGGTGCGCGCTGGCCGAGGTGCACGGCTCGGACTGGCAGCGGTGGCCGGAGGGGCTGCGCGATCCACGGTCGCCCGAAACCGCCCGCGCGCGGGGCGAGTTGATGGACCGGGTCGACCTCCACTGCCGGCTCGCGTGGCTCACCGACGGCCAGCTGACCGCCGCCCAGCGGGTCGCGCGGGAGTCCGGGATGCCCGTCGGGATCGTGCACGACCTGGCCGTCGGGGTGCACCCCGGGGGCGCGGACGCCTGGGCCCAGCAGGAGTACTTCGCTGCCGGGATGTCGGTGGGCGCACCGCCGGACGCCTTCAACGCGCGCGGCCAGGACTGGGGGCTGCCGCCCTGGCGACCGGACCGGCTGGCCGAGTCCGGGTACGAGCCGTACCGCCGACTGCTGCAGGCGTTGTTCCGGTACGCGGGCGCGCTGCGGATCGACCACGTCATGGGGCTGTTCCGGCTGTGGTGGGTGCCGCAGGGGCACGCGCCGACCGAGGGGACATACGTCCGCTACGACGCCGAGGCCATGCTCGCGATCCTGGTGCTGGAGGCCTCCCGGGCCGGAGCGGTGGTGATCGGCGAGGATCTCGGCACGGTGGAGCCCGGTGTGCGCGAGACGCTGCGCGCGCGGGGCGTGCTCGGCACCTCGGTGCTCTGGTTCGAGCGGGACTGGGACGGCGACGGCCGCCCCCTGCCGCCTGACTCCTGGCGCGCCGACTGCCTCGCCACCGCCACCACCCACGACCTGCCGCCCACCGCGGCCCGCCTCACCGGCGAACACGTCCAACTCCGCGACAGCCTCGGCCTGTTGACCCGCCCTCTGGAGCAGGAGCAGGCGGCGGCGTCGGCGGACACGGGCGAGTGGCTGGAACTGCTCTCCCGGCTCGGGCTGCTGCGCGGCACGCACGGCGGGCACTGCACCTCGGAGGAGGAGGCGGAGATCCAGGCCGTCCACCGCTTCCTGCTGCGCACCCCGGCCCGCATGGTCGGCATCTGGCTCCCGGACGGCGTGGGCGACCGCCGCCCGCAGAACCTGCCGGGGACCTGGGACCAGTACCCGAACTGGCGACTGCCGATCGCGGACGCGGAGGGCCGGGCGGTGGCGTTGGAGGAACTGACGGCGTCGGCTCGGGTGCGGGCGCTGGTGGAGGTGCTGCGGGGCGAGGCGGCCCGGCGGGGGTGA
- a CDS encoding TetR family transcriptional regulator translates to MTQSRLPTPTPARRSEATRTAILDAARERFAADGYDRATIRAIAKDANIDPSMVMRYYGNKEGLFAAAVAIDLKLPDPASFPRDEVGRALVTHFLAMWEKNEVLTALLRVGATNQAGAERMRSIFGDQLLPVARRVCPDPEQAPARAALVSAQLLGLALTRYVLRFPPAVDLAPEEVVAWLAPTVQRYLTAPYPA, encoded by the coding sequence ATGACGCAGAGCAGGCTCCCCACTCCCACCCCAGCCCGCCGCTCCGAGGCAACCCGCACGGCGATCCTCGACGCGGCCCGCGAGCGCTTCGCGGCCGACGGTTACGACCGCGCCACCATCCGTGCCATCGCCAAGGACGCGAACATCGATCCGTCGATGGTGATGCGGTACTACGGCAACAAGGAGGGCCTGTTCGCGGCGGCCGTCGCCATAGATCTGAAGCTGCCGGACCCGGCGTCGTTCCCCCGGGACGAGGTCGGCCGGGCGCTGGTGACGCACTTCCTGGCCATGTGGGAGAAGAACGAGGTGCTCACGGCCCTGCTCAGGGTCGGCGCGACCAACCAGGCCGGGGCCGAGCGCATGCGGAGCATCTTCGGGGACCAGCTGCTGCCGGTCGCCCGCCGGGTGTGCCCCGACCCCGAGCAGGCCCCGGCGCGGGCGGCGCTGGTGTCGGCGCAGTTGCTCGGGCTGGCGCTCACGCGCTACGTACTGCGGTTTCCGCCCGCCGTGGACCTGGCCCCCGAGGAGGTCGTGGCATGGCTGGCGCCGACCGTGCAGCGGTATCTGACGGCGCCGTATCCGGCGTGA
- a CDS encoding FAD-dependent monooxygenase, with protein sequence MTTTNGTGTGTDPAHPVLVVGSGPTGLLLAGDLAAAGVPVTLVEKRPHKTSNLSRAFGVHARTLEQLDARGLADDLLATGSTITELRLFRRLSLDLGTLPSRFPFLLITPQYEVERLLERRARELGVEFLFESEVVGLRQDDSGVDLDVRGPDGTVGTRRAAYVVGADGHRSAVRQAVGLPFPGVSVIKSLFLADVRLAERPESVLTVNGAGDAFAMIASFGDGWYRVMGWNRHREVPDDAPLDLDEVKEVTRRALGTDYGMHDARWLSRFHSDERQAPRYRVGRVFLAGDAAHVHSPAGGQGMNTGLQDAANLGWKLAAVVKGWAPEALLDTYQAERHPVGRAVLRSSGGLVRLARAQNPALRAVRALVSAFVNAARPAQAKALAQISGIGYRYPAPRGSHRLVGTRVPDVALESGRLYEALRGGRFVLITPKAAEVPEGQASRKDRPAVERWASDRRTAVLVRPDGYVAWASDAADVRAIEAAVAAHVG encoded by the coding sequence ATGACCACCACGAACGGCACCGGCACCGGCACCGACCCCGCCCACCCCGTGCTCGTCGTCGGCTCCGGCCCCACCGGTCTCCTCCTGGCCGGTGACCTCGCCGCCGCCGGCGTCCCCGTCACCCTCGTCGAGAAGCGCCCCCACAAGACCAGCAACCTCTCCCGCGCCTTCGGCGTGCACGCCCGCACCCTGGAACAACTGGACGCCCGCGGCCTCGCCGACGACCTGCTCGCGACCGGCAGCACCATCACCGAGCTGCGTCTCTTCCGTCGCCTCTCCCTCGATCTCGGCACGCTGCCGTCCCGCTTCCCGTTCCTGCTCATCACCCCGCAGTACGAGGTCGAGCGGCTGCTGGAGCGGCGGGCGCGTGAGCTCGGTGTCGAGTTCCTCTTCGAGAGCGAGGTCGTGGGGCTGCGGCAGGACGACAGCGGGGTCGACCTCGATGTGCGCGGCCCGGACGGGACGGTCGGCACGCGCCGTGCCGCCTATGTCGTCGGCGCGGACGGCCACCGCAGCGCCGTACGACAGGCCGTCGGCCTGCCCTTCCCCGGCGTCTCCGTCATCAAGTCCCTCTTCCTGGCGGACGTACGGCTCGCCGAGCGGCCCGAGAGTGTGCTCACCGTCAACGGCGCCGGTGACGCCTTCGCGATGATCGCCTCCTTCGGTGACGGCTGGTACCGCGTCATGGGCTGGAACCGCCACCGCGAGGTCCCCGACGACGCCCCGCTCGACCTCGACGAGGTCAAGGAGGTCACCCGCCGCGCCCTGGGCACCGACTACGGCATGCACGACGCGCGCTGGCTCTCCCGCTTCCACAGCGACGAGCGGCAGGCGCCGCGGTACCGGGTCGGTCGGGTCTTCCTCGCCGGCGACGCCGCGCACGTCCACTCGCCGGCCGGCGGCCAGGGCATGAACACCGGCCTCCAGGACGCGGCCAACCTCGGCTGGAAGCTCGCCGCGGTCGTCAAGGGCTGGGCGCCCGAGGCGCTCCTGGACACCTACCAGGCCGAACGCCATCCGGTCGGCAGGGCCGTGCTGCGCAGCAGCGGCGGGCTGGTCCGGCTGGCGAGGGCGCAGAACCCGGCGTTGCGCGCCGTACGTGCCCTCGTCTCCGCCTTCGTCAACGCGGCCCGGCCCGCCCAGGCGAAGGCGCTGGCCCAGATCTCGGGCATCGGCTACAGGTACCCCGCCCCGCGCGGCTCCCACCGCCTGGTCGGCACCCGTGTTCCGGACGTGGCTCTGGAGAGCGGCCGCCTCTACGAGGCCCTGCGTGGCGGACGGTTCGTGCTGATCACGCCGAAGGCGGCGGAAGTGCCCGAGGGCCAAGCCTCCCGCAAGGACCGGCCGGCCGTGGAACGCTGGGCGAGCGACCGCCGTACGGCCGTGCTGGTGCGGCCCGACGGGTACGTGGCGTGGGCGTCGGACGCCGCGGACGTGCGGGCGATCGAGGCGGCGGTCGCCGCGCACGTGGGGTGA
- a CDS encoding MarR family winged helix-turn-helix transcriptional regulator — MSERPQRPQRKDPVDAIIDQWATVRPDLDTKAMEVFGRIYRLSRTMGDRIEKAYAPYGISRGEFDVLATLRRSGEPYTLSPRQLSATLMLTTGGMTGRLDKLERAGLLRRSPDPHDRRGLQVTLTEKGLTIIDQAVGAGLAVQTEALSALDDAQAYQLADLLRELLAGTPDHR; from the coding sequence ATGAGCGAACGCCCGCAGCGCCCACAGCGCAAAGACCCCGTCGACGCGATCATCGACCAGTGGGCGACGGTGCGGCCCGACCTCGACACGAAGGCGATGGAGGTCTTCGGGCGGATCTACCGCCTCTCGCGCACGATGGGCGACCGCATCGAGAAGGCGTACGCGCCCTACGGCATCTCGCGCGGCGAGTTCGACGTCCTGGCGACCCTGCGCCGCTCCGGAGAGCCCTACACCCTCTCGCCCCGCCAGCTCTCGGCGACGCTGATGCTCACCACCGGAGGCATGACAGGCCGGCTCGACAAGCTGGAACGGGCCGGCCTGCTGCGCCGCTCCCCCGACCCGCACGACCGCCGCGGTCTGCAAGTCACGCTCACCGAGAAGGGGTTGACCATCATCGACCAGGCGGTCGGCGCCGGCCTGGCCGTCCAGACGGAGGCGCTGTCCGCCCTCGACGACGCACAGGCCTACCAACTGGCCGACCTGTTGCGGGAGTTGCTCGCGGGGACGCCCGACCACCGGTAG
- a CDS encoding EamA family transporter, giving the protein MAANRAALILLTALAPISWGTTYAVTTEFLPADRPLFTGLMRALPAGLLLLALARVLPRGAWWWKAAVLGALNIGAFFPLLFLSAYRLPGGMAAVVGSVGPLFVVGLAALFLGQRPTVRNVLIGVVAAFGVSLVVLKAAGALDPVGLLAALASTAAMSTGTVLTKRWGRPEGVGPLALTGWQLTAGGLLIAPLALLVEGAPPALDGRAVGGYLYLALANTAVAYWLWFRGIGRLSATQVTFLGPLSPLTAAVVGWAALGQALSPLQLAGMALAFGATVVGQIGAGRAGQASPRMFGSAEKKDRKDSMDLTGPALRR; this is encoded by the coding sequence GTGGCCGCCAACCGTGCCGCCCTGATACTCCTCACCGCCCTCGCGCCCATCTCCTGGGGCACGACCTACGCGGTCACCACCGAGTTCCTGCCGGCCGACCGCCCCCTGTTCACCGGCCTGATGCGCGCCCTGCCCGCCGGTCTGCTGCTGCTCGCCCTCGCCCGGGTGCTGCCGCGCGGCGCCTGGTGGTGGAAGGCTGCGGTGCTGGGGGCGCTGAACATCGGCGCCTTCTTCCCTCTCCTCTTTCTCTCCGCGTACCGGCTGCCCGGGGGCATGGCGGCCGTTGTCGGCTCGGTCGGCCCGCTGTTCGTCGTGGGTCTTGCGGCCCTGTTTCTCGGGCAACGGCCCACAGTGCGCAACGTGCTCATCGGGGTCGTGGCGGCGTTCGGTGTCAGCCTGGTGGTGCTGAAGGCGGCCGGTGCGCTCGACCCCGTCGGGCTGCTGGCGGCGCTGGCCTCCACGGCGGCCATGTCCACCGGCACCGTACTGACCAAGCGGTGGGGGCGCCCCGAGGGTGTCGGCCCGCTCGCCCTCACCGGTTGGCAGCTCACCGCCGGCGGCCTGCTCATCGCGCCCCTCGCCCTTTTGGTCGAGGGCGCCCCGCCCGCGCTCGACGGCCGGGCGGTCGGCGGCTACCTCTATCTGGCGCTGGCGAACACGGCGGTCGCGTACTGGCTCTGGTTCCGTGGCATCGGCCGCCTGAGTGCCACGCAGGTCACCTTCCTCGGCCCGCTGTCCCCCCTGACCGCCGCCGTCGTCGGCTGGGCCGCGCTGGGGCAGGCGTTGAGCCCGCTCCAACTGGCGGGCATGGCACTGGCGTTCGGGGCGACGGTCGTGGGGCAGATCGGGGCGGGCCGGGCCGGACAGGCTTCCCCGAGAATGTTCGGTTCTGCTGAAAAGAAAGATCGGAAAGACTCGATGGACCTGACGGGTCCGGCGCTGCGACGGTAG
- a CDS encoding DMT family transporter: MTVVLPRTATATPTPLPRAAALGIALATVVWSGSFVTSRTLHDSVPPVQQAFWRWLVALVAVAPFGARQAWGQRKAIRRHLGFVLLASLLGVTAYNTLVNQAGLTTPAANMGMIMAASPVLMAVFERAAGIRLGARRVAGLLTACAGGVLLIGGGAGGARFAAGDLWMVAAACCFASYSGLLRRKPAELGGAAFLFTTFLLGTVLLLPAQGVSLAVQGGFEPTPGTVLPILYVGVVSSAVAFFAWNRAIALVGPSRAGVVYYLQPVCVSLLSWALLGETTGWTQLLCMALILGGVVLGATARR, from the coding sequence GTGACTGTCGTCCTCCCCAGGACAGCCACAGCCACGCCGACCCCCCTTCCCAGGGCGGCCGCCCTCGGCATCGCCCTCGCCACCGTCGTCTGGTCGGGCAGCTTCGTCACCTCCCGCACGCTGCACGACAGTGTGCCGCCGGTGCAGCAGGCGTTCTGGAGATGGCTGGTAGCGCTCGTCGCGGTGGCTCCCTTCGGCGCCCGGCAGGCCTGGGGGCAGCGGAAGGCGATCCGCCGTCACCTCGGCTTCGTACTCCTCGCCTCACTCCTCGGCGTCACCGCATACAACACCCTCGTCAACCAGGCCGGGTTGACCACGCCGGCCGCCAACATGGGCATGATCATGGCCGCTTCGCCGGTCCTGATGGCCGTGTTCGAACGGGCCGCGGGGATACGGCTGGGCGCGCGCCGGGTGGCCGGTCTGCTGACGGCCTGTGCGGGCGGCGTGCTGCTGATCGGAGGTGGCGCGGGCGGTGCCCGGTTCGCGGCAGGGGACCTGTGGATGGTGGCCGCGGCCTGCTGCTTCGCGTCGTACAGCGGTCTGTTGCGACGCAAGCCTGCCGAACTGGGCGGGGCGGCCTTCCTGTTCACCACGTTCCTGCTGGGCACGGTCCTGCTGTTGCCCGCGCAGGGAGTCAGCCTGGCGGTGCAGGGCGGCTTCGAGCCGACGCCCGGGACGGTCCTGCCGATCCTGTACGTGGGAGTCGTCTCCTCCGCCGTCGCCTTCTTCGCCTGGAACCGGGCGATCGCGCTGGTCGGTCCCAGCCGCGCCGGGGTCGTCTACTACCTCCAGCCGGTGTGCGTGTCCCTGCTGTCCTGGGCGCTCCTCGGCGAGACGACTGGCTGGACGCAGTTGCTGTGCATGGCGCTGATCCTCGGCGGGGTCGTCCTCGGTGCGACGGCGCGGCGGTGA
- a CDS encoding GntR family transcriptional regulator: MTVSTIDNDPSDPRSLHERIAADLRDEIMSGDLAPGAKLPSTAQLKARFDASNATIQKALQVLKDERLVIGRAGAAVTVREHRQRTMHPAAFMAPAGAGEPYRWLTEAAKHGTQAHSTLLDVAEVRPPADVSAALNLAESETALLRHQVLSIDREPVELVKSYYPMAIVQGTVITDKRKIKGGTPTLLAELGHPPRLSVDRVSARVPTQEQYQALNLPSDLPVLRTLRVVYSDEQRPIEVTVMVKAGHLYELQYEFTPE, encoded by the coding sequence ATGACTGTGTCCACCATCGACAACGACCCCTCGGACCCGCGATCCCTCCATGAGCGTATCGCCGCCGATCTTCGGGACGAGATCATGAGCGGCGACCTGGCGCCGGGCGCCAAGCTGCCCTCCACCGCCCAGCTCAAGGCGAGATTCGACGCCTCCAACGCCACTATTCAGAAGGCACTCCAGGTCCTCAAGGACGAGCGCCTGGTCATCGGCCGCGCCGGAGCGGCGGTCACCGTCCGCGAGCATCGGCAGCGGACCATGCACCCCGCCGCGTTCATGGCTCCGGCCGGGGCGGGTGAGCCTTACCGGTGGCTGACCGAGGCAGCGAAGCACGGAACCCAGGCTCACAGCACGCTGTTGGATGTGGCGGAGGTCCGTCCCCCTGCCGACGTCTCAGCCGCCTTGAACCTCGCCGAGAGCGAGACAGCTCTGCTGCGGCATCAGGTGCTCTCCATCGACCGCGAACCGGTCGAGCTGGTCAAGTCCTACTACCCCATGGCCATCGTCCAAGGGACCGTCATCACGGACAAGCGGAAGATCAAGGGCGGCACTCCGACCCTCCTCGCCGAACTCGGCCACCCCCCGCGCCTCAGCGTGGACCGAGTCTCCGCCAGAGTCCCCACCCAAGAGCAGTACCAGGCCTTGAACCTGCCCAGCGACCTGCCGGTTCTCCGTACGCTGCGCGTCGTGTACAGCGACGAGCAGCGTCCCATCGAAGTCACCGTCATGGTCAAGGCTGGTCATCTCTACGAGCTTCAGTACGAGTTCACGCCTGAGTGA
- a CDS encoding GntR family transcriptional regulator, which translates to MSDSAWVSISMPYLTPREKGQPDAWGAEAASRGGKGSQRIAFAGEVPAPDEVAALLGLHTGEPVVVRRRIIQLDGKPCELTDTYYPPSIARGTRLAEKGKIPGGAVTFLAELGHVGARVREDVTARMPGKDEREALQLGADEPVLRLSRVTLDGDDKPIQADLMVMPAHRQRLRYEIKIG; encoded by the coding sequence GTGAGCGACAGCGCGTGGGTCAGCATCTCGATGCCGTACCTGACACCACGGGAGAAGGGGCAGCCCGACGCCTGGGGAGCCGAAGCCGCCAGCCGCGGGGGCAAGGGCAGTCAGCGCATCGCCTTCGCCGGGGAAGTGCCCGCTCCGGACGAAGTCGCTGCCCTCCTCGGCCTGCACACGGGAGAGCCGGTTGTCGTACGCCGACGGATCATCCAACTGGATGGCAAGCCTTGCGAGTTGACGGACACGTACTACCCGCCGAGCATCGCCCGCGGCACCCGTCTCGCCGAGAAGGGAAAGATCCCCGGTGGTGCCGTGACCTTCCTCGCCGAGCTCGGGCACGTCGGCGCACGAGTGCGTGAGGACGTCACCGCGCGTATGCCCGGCAAGGACGAACGCGAGGCTCTTCAATTGGGCGCGGACGAACCAGTCCTCCGGCTGAGCAGGGTCACGCTGGACGGCGACGACAAGCCCATACAGGCCGACCTGATGGTCATGCCGGCCCATCGGCAGCGGCTGCGTTACGAGATCAAGATCGGATGA
- a CDS encoding ATP-binding protein: protein MSAARAFALQTLTEWGCADRHDDVRLCVSELATNALLHGVPPGREFCLTVVTDGSMVRVEVRDSGDGRPEVAEGRVDDCGGRGLRLVTALADDFGVTAHNPGKTVWSVFKTAAARIEEPCDGSI from the coding sequence GTGAGCGCCGCACGTGCCTTCGCCCTCCAGACGCTGACGGAGTGGGGCTGCGCCGATCGGCATGACGATGTACGGCTCTGTGTCTCGGAGCTCGCGACGAACGCCCTGCTGCACGGTGTCCCGCCGGGGCGTGAGTTCTGTCTGACGGTTGTCACCGACGGTTCGATGGTCCGCGTCGAGGTCCGGGACAGCGGGGACGGGCGTCCGGAGGTGGCAGAGGGGCGAGTCGACGACTGCGGGGGGCGGGGGCTTCGTCTCGTGACCGCCCTGGCCGATGACTTCGGAGTCACCGCACACAACCCTGGAAAGACAGTGTGGTCGGTGTTCAAGACTGCCGCCGCGAGGATCGAGGAGCCCTGCGATGGAAGCATCTGA
- a CDS encoding adenosylhomocysteinase, with product MEASERARLDAYFGRIASRFAPSAEPPVALLITHLLPERPAFVRGVAAVTDLRAVLPKPKSVHAEALREIEGSGYVCDKLSRELFADPDRAVGYVEARAAGRPVVLLDVGGYFAPSLETLCDRFSGRILGLVEDTENGHRRYAGLDKLPCPVVSVARSPLKEPEDFLVGQSVVFSTEALMRSRGDILHGRTALVIGFGKLGSSIARLLHAKGVRVTVYDTDPVRRTQALSQGFAVARALVEGLEGAGLVLCATGALSLRGEDFGRLRNGAYVATVTSSEDELELAGLPDVYERAHVGRHITRYLTTGHYFYLLNGGNAVNFLHGASVGPFIFLVQAEILAASAVLARGGLGPGLHEIGPADRAAIAATWLDYFNR from the coding sequence ATGGAAGCATCTGAACGCGCCCGGCTCGACGCCTACTTCGGTCGGATCGCCTCTCGTTTCGCTCCGTCGGCCGAGCCTCCGGTCGCACTCCTGATCACACACCTGTTACCCGAGCGACCCGCCTTCGTGCGGGGCGTGGCGGCGGTGACGGATCTGCGAGCGGTGCTGCCCAAGCCCAAGTCCGTGCATGCCGAGGCACTGCGCGAGATCGAGGGCAGCGGGTACGTGTGCGACAAGCTGTCGCGTGAGTTGTTCGCCGATCCTGATCGGGCGGTGGGATATGTCGAGGCGCGCGCGGCAGGCCGCCCCGTCGTACTGCTCGATGTGGGCGGCTACTTTGCCCCGTCGCTCGAAACACTGTGCGACCGTTTTTCGGGACGGATCCTCGGCCTGGTCGAGGACACCGAGAACGGCCATCGCCGCTACGCAGGCCTCGACAAGCTCCCGTGTCCGGTCGTCTCGGTGGCACGCTCGCCCCTGAAGGAGCCCGAAGACTTCCTCGTCGGGCAGTCGGTGGTGTTCTCCACCGAGGCACTCATGCGCAGCCGGGGCGACATCCTGCACGGCCGTACGGCACTGGTGATCGGCTTCGGCAAGCTCGGGTCGAGCATCGCCCGCCTGCTGCACGCCAAAGGGGTGCGTGTCACGGTGTACGACACCGACCCGGTACGCCGCACACAGGCGCTCTCCCAGGGCTTCGCTGTGGCGCGTGCACTCGTGGAGGGCCTTGAGGGCGCGGGACTCGTCCTGTGCGCCACGGGTGCGCTCTCGCTGCGAGGTGAGGACTTCGGACGGTTACGCAACGGCGCATATGTCGCCACCGTGACGAGCAGCGAGGACGAGCTCGAACTCGCCGGTCTACCCGACGTGTACGAGCGCGCCCACGTCGGCCGACACATCACCCGGTATCTGACGACCGGGCACTACTTCTACCTTCTGAACGGAGGAAACGCCGTCAACTTCCTGCACGGCGCCAGCGTTGGGCCGTTCATCTTCCTCGTGCAGGCCGAGATACTCGCCGCTTCCGCTGTACTGGCCCGCGGCGGACTCGGTCCCGGCCTGCACGAGATCGGCCCGGCGGACCGTGCTGCCATCGCCGCGACCTGGCTCGACTACTTCAACCGGTGA